A stretch of the Flavobacterium sp. 5 genome encodes the following:
- a CDS encoding alpha/beta hydrolase, translating to MIPHLLIIPGLGDSGEKHWQSFWLQKFPNSTKVIQDNWDEPQLDEWLAQLDKNIKQINEPTILVAHSLAVSLVMHWVSQNNNPNIIGALLVAPADVNSPEHTPDFLRHFSPIPTQTVPFPTVVIGTENDTYISLERTKELASYWGSDFINIGQQGHINSDSNLEYWEEGQEFLQQLITKINS from the coding sequence ATGATTCCGCACTTATTAATTATTCCGGGACTTGGTGATTCTGGAGAGAAGCACTGGCAAAGTTTTTGGCTGCAAAAATTCCCTAATTCGACCAAAGTAATACAAGACAATTGGGATGAACCTCAACTTGATGAATGGCTAGCACAACTTGATAAAAACATTAAGCAAATAAATGAACCCACTATTTTGGTAGCTCATAGTCTTGCTGTTTCTTTAGTAATGCACTGGGTTTCTCAAAATAATAACCCAAATATCATTGGCGCTTTACTAGTAGCTCCTGCCGATGTAAATTCACCAGAACATACTCCCGATTTTTTAAGACATTTTTCACCAATTCCTACACAAACAGTTCCATTTCCAACAGTTGTAATTGGAACTGAAAATGATACTTATATATCTCTGGAAAGAACCAAAGAATTGGCTTCGTACTGGGGAAGTGATTTTATAAATATTGGACAACAAGGACACATCAACTCTGATTCAAATTTGGAATATTGGGAAGAAGGTCAGGAATTTTTACAACAATTAATTACAAAAATAAACAGCTAA
- a CDS encoding sulfurtransferase translates to MTHPIVSASWLQANLNNPELIILEARLDQNQSNLENQNPDLQIKGARLFDIKNNFSDTSNPLPNTFPSTEQFTTESQKLGINKNSIIVVYDTLGIYSSPRAWWMFKAMGHSEVYVLDGGLPEWIKEGFPTENQQQTNTYSKGDFEGKFQPELIKNKEQILENISTKEAVLMDARSSDRFHATQEEPRAGMRSGHIPGSINTPFTELQRNGKYKSPAELTEILNLNEQPLLFTCGSGITACIVLLACELISDNPKAIYDGSWTEWGPSDLPIEK, encoded by the coding sequence ATGACACATCCAATCGTTTCTGCATCTTGGCTTCAAGCAAATTTAAATAATCCAGAATTGATTATACTCGAAGCCCGATTAGATCAAAATCAGTCGAATTTAGAAAATCAAAATCCTGATTTGCAAATAAAAGGCGCTCGCCTATTTGATATCAAAAATAATTTTAGTGACACAAGTAATCCTTTACCAAATACTTTTCCATCTACAGAGCAATTTACTACTGAGAGTCAAAAATTAGGTATAAACAAAAACAGTATCATTGTCGTTTATGATACTTTAGGAATTTATTCGAGTCCAAGAGCTTGGTGGATGTTTAAAGCTATGGGACATTCTGAAGTTTATGTATTGGATGGAGGTCTTCCTGAGTGGATTAAAGAAGGTTTCCCAACAGAAAATCAACAGCAAACAAATACTTATTCAAAAGGAGATTTCGAAGGCAAATTTCAACCTGAACTGATTAAAAACAAAGAGCAAATTCTAGAAAATATTTCAACCAAAGAAGCAGTATTGATGGATGCAAGATCATCAGATCGATTTCATGCAACTCAAGAAGAACCTAGAGCTGGTATGAGAAGCGGACATATTCCTGGTTCTATAAATACTCCTTTTACAGAACTACAACGAAATGGAAAATACAAATCTCCTGCTGAATTGACTGAGATCCTAAACCTCAACGAACAGCCTTTATTATTTACTTGTGGTTCTGGGATTACTGCCTGTATCGTTTTATTGGCCTGCGAATTGATTTCGGACAATCCAAAAGCAATTTATGATGGTTCCTGGACGGAATGGGGACCAAGTGATCTTCCTATTGAAAAATAA
- a CDS encoding SulP family inorganic anion transporter codes for MKHYFNLFNFNQKVDYKVEILAGLTVAMTMIPESLSFAILAGFPPLVGLYAAFIMGLVTAIFGGRPGLISGGAGATVIVLIALMKSNGLDYVFAAVALAGIFQILVGLFKLGKFIRLVPQPVMYGFVNGLAIVIFLSQIEQFKTIVNGESVWLSGNSLYVMLGLVTLTIAVVIGFPKLTKKIPASLAAIFVVFIVVLVLNIDTKTVKDIASISGGFPPFHIPNIPLDFKTLQIIFPYSLIMAGVGLTEGLLTLNLVDEITDTKGNSNRECIAQGSANILNGFFFGMGGCPMIAQTLVNLSAGSRARLSGIIAAITILIIILFGAPVIEKLPIAALVGVMMMVAIGTFEWASFRIFTKMPKHDIFVLVIVALITVVLHNLALAVLIGVIISALVFAWENAKRIRARKYIDEKGVKHYEIYGPLFFGSTTAFSEKFDVVNDPNEVIIDFKESKIMDMSAIEAVNKITERYAKINKTIRLRHLSSNCRQLLQNADAVIDVNILEDPTYKVAVE; via the coding sequence ATGAAGCATTATTTTAATTTATTCAATTTCAATCAAAAAGTAGATTATAAAGTCGAAATTTTAGCTGGACTTACAGTTGCTATGACGATGATTCCAGAATCGCTATCATTTGCTATTTTGGCTGGTTTTCCTCCTTTGGTCGGTTTGTACGCTGCTTTTATAATGGGATTGGTAACAGCAATATTTGGTGGACGACCAGGTTTGATTTCTGGAGGTGCAGGGGCAACTGTTATAGTGTTGATTGCGTTGATGAAATCAAATGGATTGGATTATGTTTTTGCCGCAGTAGCTTTGGCTGGTATTTTTCAAATTTTGGTTGGTTTGTTCAAACTGGGTAAATTTATTCGGTTAGTGCCACAGCCTGTTATGTATGGTTTTGTAAATGGATTGGCGATTGTTATTTTCTTGTCACAAATCGAGCAATTCAAAACGATTGTAAATGGAGAAAGTGTTTGGCTTTCAGGGAACTCTTTGTATGTCATGTTGGGTTTGGTAACCTTGACAATAGCTGTTGTGATCGGTTTTCCAAAATTGACAAAAAAGATTCCAGCTTCATTAGCTGCAATTTTTGTGGTTTTTATAGTAGTGTTAGTATTGAATATAGACACAAAAACAGTAAAAGATATTGCTTCCATTAGTGGTGGTTTCCCTCCATTCCATATCCCCAATATTCCGTTAGATTTTAAAACCTTACAAATTATTTTTCCTTATTCCTTAATTATGGCAGGTGTAGGATTAACAGAAGGTTTGCTGACTTTAAATTTGGTAGATGAAATAACGGATACCAAAGGAAATAGTAACAGAGAATGTATAGCGCAAGGAAGTGCAAATATTTTAAACGGTTTTTTCTTCGGAATGGGCGGTTGTCCAATGATTGCCCAAACACTGGTTAATCTGTCTGCTGGTTCCAGAGCTCGGTTGTCGGGTATAATTGCAGCAATAACCATTTTGATAATTATATTATTTGGAGCCCCAGTAATCGAAAAATTGCCTATTGCAGCTTTGGTAGGAGTAATGATGATGGTGGCAATTGGAACCTTTGAATGGGCTAGTTTCCGAATTTTTACTAAAATGCCCAAACATGATATTTTTGTGTTAGTGATAGTAGCTTTGATTACTGTTGTTCTGCATAATTTAGCATTGGCAGTATTGATTGGTGTAATTATTTCTGCCTTGGTTTTTGCATGGGAAAATGCCAAAAGAATTCGTGCAAGGAAATATATTGATGAAAAAGGAGTGAAGCATTATGAAATTTATGGTCCGCTTTTCTTTGGTTCAACTACTGCATTTTCGGAGAAATTTGATGTTGTAAATGATCCAAATGAGGTCATCATTGATTTTAAAGAAAGTAAAATTATGGATATGAGTGCAATTGAGGCTGTTAATAAAATTACAGAGCGATATGCGAAAATAAATAAAACAATTCGGTTACGTCATTTAAGTTCCAATTGCAGACAATTATTGCAAAATGCAGATGCGGTTATTGATGTGAATATTCTAGAAGACCCAACTTACAAAGTAGCTGTAGAGTAA
- a CDS encoding cytochrome c oxidase assembly factor Coa1 family protein: MDNEIIEEKRIWTKRWFWSTVIIAIGFILIITSNFDDVVNLGQAYADPLLCQNAIDKANKNEEVIQNFGKLESIDKLAILEGNTIYSNDNKRISITIRVSGEKEKGKMDILADRIGKIWKYKSIKIRNMKMNKEIEVNSQ, from the coding sequence ATGGATAACGAAATAATCGAAGAAAAAAGGATTTGGACGAAAAGATGGTTTTGGTCTACAGTAATAATTGCTATTGGTTTTATATTGATTATAACTTCAAATTTTGATGATGTAGTAAATTTAGGTCAAGCCTATGCAGATCCTTTATTGTGTCAAAATGCAATTGATAAAGCCAATAAAAATGAGGAGGTCATTCAAAACTTTGGTAAACTTGAGTCAATAGATAAATTAGCGATTCTAGAAGGTAATACAATATATTCTAATGATAATAAAAGGATTTCTATAACTATTAGAGTTTCTGGAGAAAAAGAAAAAGGTAAAATGGATATTTTGGCAGATCGAATAGGTAAAATATGGAAATATAAATCTATTAAGATTCGCAATATGAAAATGAACAAAGAGATAGAAGTTAATAGTCAATAA
- a CDS encoding tRNA-binding protein: MDLTWTEFERVEMRVGTILEVNDFPEARKPAFQLTIDFGNTIGIRKTSAQITKRYTKEVLIGRQIVAVVNFPKKQIGKFMSECLVLGAVGEEGDVILLAPDFKIENGLRIG, encoded by the coding sequence ATGGATTTAACGTGGACTGAATTTGAAAGAGTAGAAATGCGAGTGGGAACTATACTTGAAGTCAATGATTTTCCTGAAGCCCGAAAACCCGCTTTTCAACTCACAATAGATTTTGGAAACACCATCGGAATCCGAAAAACATCGGCACAAATCACCAAACGATATACTAAAGAAGTTTTGATAGGAAGACAGATTGTAGCTGTGGTTAATTTTCCTAAAAAGCAAATTGGAAAATTCATGAGTGAGTGTTTAGTGCTTGGAGCAGTAGGTGAGGAGGGAGATGTTATTTTATTAGCCCCTGATTTCAAAATTGAAAATGGATTGAGAATTGGGTAG